One window of Marinomonas primoryensis genomic DNA carries:
- the rsxB gene encoding electron transport complex subunit RsxB encodes MLTVLLAIGILVLLSLVFGAILGYANVRFHVEGDPIIDQIDAILPQTQCGQCGHPGCRPYAEAISNGEAINHCPPGGQATIQALADLLDVEAIPLDGDHGTESAKRVAVIREDECIGCTKCIQACPVDAILGAAKQMHTVIADECTGCDLCVEPCPVDCIDMVEVGVTAKTWAWNKPQGIAETSLNIIATDRTAEVVH; translated from the coding sequence ATGTTGACTGTTTTACTCGCTATTGGAATCTTGGTGCTTTTGTCGCTTGTTTTCGGCGCTATTCTTGGCTACGCCAATGTACGTTTTCATGTGGAAGGCGACCCAATAATTGACCAAATTGACGCGATTCTCCCACAAACCCAGTGTGGTCAATGTGGCCATCCAGGTTGTCGTCCGTACGCAGAAGCCATCTCCAACGGTGAAGCCATCAACCATTGCCCTCCCGGTGGACAAGCAACGATTCAAGCGTTAGCGGATTTACTCGATGTAGAAGCCATTCCATTAGACGGTGACCACGGCACAGAAAGCGCAAAACGTGTCGCAGTGATTCGCGAAGACGAATGCATAGGTTGCACAAAATGCATTCAGGCTTGCCCTGTCGATGCTATTTTAGGCGCTGCAAAACAAATGCACACCGTGATTGCCGATGAGTGCACAGGTTGCGATCTTTGTGTTGAACCTTGTCCAGTAGATTGTATCGATATGGTAGAAGTTGGCGTGACAGCGAAAACGTGGGCGTGGAACAAACCGCAAGGCATCGCGGAAACCTCGTTGAATATTATTGCCACCGACCGCACAGCGGAGGTTGTTCACTAA
- the rsxA gene encoding electron transport complex subunit RsxA produces the protein MTEYLLILVSTILVNNFVLVQFLGLCPFMGVSGKLETSIGMAMATTFVLTLSSLCSYLTYTYILQPFGLEYLQTISFILVIAVVVQFTEMVVRKTSPLLYRVLGIFLPLITTNCAVLGVALQNISKQNGFVESILYGFGAAVGFSFVLILFSAMRERINVADVPTVFKGSAIGMITAGLMALAFMGFTALVQI, from the coding sequence ATGACTGAATATCTCCTGATACTGGTCAGTACCATTCTGGTTAATAACTTTGTATTGGTACAGTTTTTGGGCCTTTGCCCTTTTATGGGCGTGTCTGGGAAACTGGAAACTTCCATTGGCATGGCCATGGCGACGACCTTTGTTTTAACTCTGTCGAGCCTGTGTAGTTACCTGACTTACACCTATATACTTCAGCCGTTTGGCCTTGAGTATTTGCAAACCATTTCCTTTATTTTGGTGATTGCTGTCGTTGTGCAGTTCACTGAAATGGTCGTCCGTAAAACCAGCCCTCTTCTTTATCGTGTACTCGGTATTTTTTTACCGCTTATCACCACTAACTGCGCGGTGTTAGGTGTCGCATTACAAAACATCAGTAAGCAAAACGGATTTGTAGAATCCATTCTTTACGGCTTTGGCGCGGCGGTAGGTTTCTCATTTGTCCTGATTCTATTTTCCGCCATGCGCGAACGCATTAACGTCGCTGACGTACCAACGGTATTTAAAGGTTCTGCTATCGGTATGATTACCGCGGGACTCATGGCTCTGGCCTTCATGGGCTTTACCGCCCTAGTGCAGATTTAG
- the metG gene encoding methionine--tRNA ligase: MAQTQRKILVTSALPYANGSIHLGHMLEHIQTDIWVRFQKMRGHLCTAVCADDAHGTAIMIKAAQLGITSEELIEGVRQEHMADFNDFLIGYDNYHTTHSDENREISSHIYKQLRDNGKIAVRSIVQAYDPEKEMFLADRFIKGTCPKCKAEDQYGDNCEVCSATYTPMEMINPVSVYSGATPVEKESEHYFFKLPDFQDFLTTWTRSGTLQEQVANKLSEWLDSGLKEWDISRDAPYFGFEIPDAPGKYFYVWLDAPIGYMASFQNLCDRTEGLNFDDYWAQDSDAELYHFIGKDIINFHALFWPAMLDCAGYRTPTKVNAHGYVTVDNKKMSKSRGTFIKARTYLNHLDPQYLRYYFAAKLNASIDDIDLNLQDFIQRVNSDVVGKVVNIASRTASFIGKKFDGQLASEISEPEMIQSFIDAGETIAQHYESREYGKAIREIMRLADVANTYIADQAPWVLAKDEATLPKVQEVCTVALNLFSILATYLKPVMPNMIADAEAFLGKELTWDNRSELLFGNKVNAFKPLMGRIDQKQIDAMIEEGKAEALIEAAAKEAAEPSDQTVPQEATELSKEPIEAEINFDDFAKVDLRIALITKAEHVEKANKLLKLTLDIGGETRTVFSGIKSAYKPEDLEGKYTVMVANLAPRKMKFGLSEGMVLAAGPGGEDIYLLEPHSGAKPGQRVM; this comes from the coding sequence ATGGCACAAACGCAACGCAAAATTTTAGTCACCAGCGCCCTTCCTTATGCTAATGGTTCTATCCATTTAGGGCACATGCTGGAACACATCCAAACAGATATCTGGGTGCGTTTTCAAAAAATGCGCGGTCATCTTTGTACAGCAGTTTGTGCGGACGATGCCCATGGCACCGCCATTATGATTAAAGCCGCTCAACTCGGCATCACTTCAGAAGAATTAATTGAAGGCGTTCGCCAAGAGCACATGGCTGACTTTAACGATTTCTTGATTGGTTACGACAACTACCATACAACGCATTCTGACGAAAACCGTGAAATTTCAAGCCATATTTATAAGCAGTTACGTGATAACGGCAAAATTGCTGTTCGTTCTATCGTGCAAGCATACGACCCCGAGAAAGAAATGTTCCTTGCGGATCGTTTCATCAAGGGAACGTGCCCTAAGTGCAAAGCGGAAGACCAATACGGCGACAACTGTGAAGTGTGTTCTGCGACTTACACGCCAATGGAAATGATCAATCCGGTTTCTGTGTATTCTGGTGCGACGCCTGTTGAAAAAGAATCGGAACACTATTTCTTCAAGCTTCCAGACTTCCAAGATTTCCTAACCACTTGGACTCGCAGTGGCACCTTGCAAGAGCAAGTCGCTAACAAGCTATCCGAATGGCTTGATTCAGGCTTAAAAGAATGGGATATCAGCCGTGATGCGCCTTACTTTGGTTTTGAAATTCCAGATGCGCCGGGGAAATATTTCTATGTTTGGCTAGACGCACCGATTGGTTACATGGCGAGCTTCCAGAATTTATGTGATCGTACCGAAGGTTTGAATTTTGACGATTACTGGGCACAAGATTCTGATGCGGAGCTTTATCATTTTATTGGCAAAGACATTATCAATTTCCATGCCTTGTTCTGGCCTGCGATGCTGGATTGTGCAGGCTATCGCACACCAACTAAGGTTAATGCGCACGGCTATGTCACGGTAGACAATAAAAAAATGTCCAAGTCCCGTGGTACTTTTATTAAGGCTCGCACTTACTTGAACCATTTAGACCCACAATATTTACGCTACTACTTTGCGGCAAAACTGAATGCCAGTATTGATGATATCGATTTGAATTTGCAAGATTTCATCCAGCGCGTGAATTCAGACGTCGTTGGTAAAGTGGTCAACATCGCCAGCCGAACAGCCAGTTTCATTGGCAAAAAGTTCGATGGTCAATTAGCAAGCGAGATCAGCGAACCTGAGATGATCCAGTCTTTTATCGATGCCGGCGAAACGATTGCTCAGCATTATGAAAGCCGTGAATACGGTAAAGCCATTCGTGAGATAATGCGCCTTGCCGATGTGGCCAATACTTACATTGCCGATCAAGCACCTTGGGTCTTGGCTAAAGACGAAGCAACGCTGCCGAAGGTTCAAGAAGTGTGTACCGTGGCGCTGAACTTGTTCAGTATCTTAGCGACTTATCTGAAACCTGTGATGCCAAACATGATCGCCGATGCCGAAGCTTTCCTTGGCAAAGAGCTAACATGGGACAACCGCAGCGAATTGCTATTTGGTAACAAAGTTAATGCGTTTAAACCTTTGATGGGTCGTATTGATCAGAAGCAAATTGATGCCATGATCGAAGAAGGCAAAGCAGAAGCCTTGATCGAAGCCGCGGCAAAAGAAGCCGCAGAGCCTTCAGATCAAACAGTACCGCAAGAAGCAACAGAGTTGAGCAAAGAGCCGATAGAAGCGGAAATTAATTTCGATGACTTTGCTAAAGTGGATTTGCGTATCGCGCTAATCACCAAAGCAGAACACGTTGAAAAAGCCAATAAGTTGCTAAAATTGACGCTCGATATCGGTGGTGAAACTCGTACGGTTTTCTCTGGTATTAAGTCTGCTTACAAGCCAGAAGATTTAGAAGGCAAATACACCGTCATGGTGGCCAACCTTGCGCCACGTAAAATGAAGTTTGGCCTGTCAGAAGGCATGGTATTAGCCGCAGGTCCTGGCGGTGAAGATATTTATCTTCTAGAACCTCATAGTGGTGCTAAGCCTGGCCAACGCGTTATGTAA